GGCGATGCCGTCCACTCCCATACGTCGCCGAACATCTGCAGCATGCCCTCCCCGGCGGTCGCCGCCTGGGGATGGAACACCATGGCATCGAGCAGGTTGCCTTGTACGGGCAAGCCGGCGGCGGCGCTTTCCCATTCGGCTTCGGTGGGCAGGCGTGCGCCAGCCCAGCGCGCGAACGCGTCGGCTTCGAAGTAACTGACGTGGCTGACCGGCGCATCCGGATCGATCGGCTGCACGCCCGCCAGGGTGAATTCGCTGGAGAGATCTTCCTGCCAGTAGAACGGCCGTTGCCACTGTTCACGGCAAACGGTGTCCCAGCCTTCGGACAACCAGAGCGACGGCTCGCGATAGCCGCCATCGTGGATGAACTCGGCGTACTCGGCGTTGGTCACTGGCCGGTTGGCCACCGCATGCGACTGCAGCAGGCTGCGATGGCGCGGCGATTCGTTGTCGAACGCAAACTCGTGACCCCGGTGCCCGATCTCCACCACGCCTTCGCGGCCAGGGAGGAAGGTCATGGGCACCGATGCCGTGGCGGACGACGCCACCGGCGTCGTAAAGGCCGGCAGCAAGGGGTTGCTGAAGAAGGCGTGCTTGATGTCGGTGAGCAACAGTTCCTGGTGCTGCTGCTCGTGTTCCAGGCCCAGCTCGATGATGTCCGCCGTGGTGGCGTCGACGCCACGGGCCAACCATTCGCAGATCGCTTCATCCACCTGTTCGCGGTAAGCCCGGACCTGCGCCGCACCGGGTCGCGAGAGCAGCCCACGGCGCGGACGCGCATGCATGGGGCCTACCGTCTGGTAGTAGGAGTTGAACAGGTAGTGCCATTCCGGGTGGGCCGGGTGGTACGCCGGATCGCGCTCCAGCACGAAGCGTTCGAAGAACCAGGTGGTGTGCGCGAGATGCCATTTGGTCGGGCTGGCATCGGGCATCGACTGCACCATCATGTCTTCCGGCGTCAACGTGGCGCACAAGGCCATGCTGCGGGAGCGGACCCTCCGGAATCGCAGCATCAGCGCCTCGGCGTGAACAGCCGATTGCGCCAATGTCATCGCAGCCCCCTGGAGCCGACGGCGAAGCCGCCCGTCAGGCCGGAGTGTGGGTGATGGTTCGTATCGCGATGAGGGCGCCGTAACATGCGCGCACCATGCCGGAGGCCACGTTCAAAAGGTGTGATGCGAAGATGGCAGATGACTGACAGCCGTTAGCCGGAGCGCTGCTGCAGTGCACCGTCAGCAACGCAAAAACAAAGCCCGGCCGAAGCCGGGCTTTGTCGTATCGACACGGGTGACGGTCTGCTTAGTGACCGTAGTGACGGTAACCGTCGCGGTAGTAGTAACCGCCGCCATGGCGGTAGTAACCCGGATGGCCGCCGACGATGACAGTGGCGCCCACGCCTGCCGGATACACCACCGGGGCCGGCGCGTAATAGACCGGGGCCGGCGCGTAGTACACCGGCGGCGGGGGCGGTGCGTACACCACCGGGGCCGGCGCGTAATAACCGCCATATACCGGCAAGCCGACGCCGATATTCAAGCTGACGTGGCCTGCGAAAGCCGGTGCGACGGCGGCACAGCCGATCAGCATGGCCGTCGCCAGGGCAGCGCGCTTGACGATGGAGGTCTTGGTCTTGTTCATGAGGTGTCTCCCAAGGGAGGCTTGATTCCGACGGAAGGATCCTACGTTGCCTTCTATCGCTCTTTGCCGGGGACAATGCTCGAACTTTTGCGCTGAATCCGGACTGAGTAAAAGGCGTGAAAAGGCTTAACGGCGGCCCTGATTCCTGACGTGGTTCACAGTGCCGCCCCATGGCGATTCCCCGGTCGCTTCCTGCGTGTGCAGGCGCAGCAGCCAACAGCCGTGGATGTCTGACCGGCGGGTAAAGTCGAAGGGGATGCTGGGCGCGCTCCAGTCCTCGATCCTGAACCGTTCGGCCAGTGCCTCATGGTCCAGCTTGAAGCGCCGGAAATTGTTCGAGAACACAATGACGCCGTCGCGGTTGAGACGCTCCCCGCAGGCCAACAGCAGTGGGACATGGTCGCGCTGGACGTCGAAGTCCTCCGCCCGCTTGGAGTTGGAGAACGTCGGCGGATCGACGTAGATCAACCCGTACCGGTCGCGCTCCTGGCGCAGGAAGGCCATGGCATCGGCCTGCATCAGGCGGTGCTTGCCGCCGGTGAAGCCGTTGAGGGCAAGGTTGCGGGACGCCCAGTCCAGATAGGTGGCCGACAGGTCCACGCTGGTGGTGTCGCGCGCGCCGCCCGCCGCCGCGTAGACGCTAGCCGTGGCGGTATAGGCGAACAGGTTCAGGAAGCGCTGGCCCGACGCCAGCTCACGCACCTTGGCGCGCACCAGGCGGTGGTCGATGAACAGGCCCGTGTCCAGGTAATCGGTCAGGTTCACCAGGAAACGCAGGCTACCTTCGTCCACCTCGACGAACTCGCCGCGCTGGTCGAACTGGCCGTACTTGGAACCGCCCTTGCCGCGCTCGCGCGTCTTCAGCGCGATGCGGTCACGCGGCACGCCCAGCACCTCGCCCGCCACGCGCACGATCTCGCGCAGACGCTGGCGTGCCGTCTCCACCGGGATCTCTGCCGGGGCGCGGTATTCCTGGATGTGCAGCCACGAGGTGCCGCCCTCATCGCCGTAGACGTCGACGGCTGCCGCGTACTCGGGCAGGTCCTGGTCGTAGGCGCGCCAGCAGTGGATGCCTTCGCGCTCCAGCCGCTTGCGCAGGTGGCGCAGGTTCTTCTCCAGGCGGTTGCGCAACATCTGTGCGCCTTCGGAGAGCGGCTTCACCTCGCGCGGCGTTTCGCTGCGTGCGTGAAGTTCAAAGATCAGCAGCACGGTTTCCAGCGCGCCGTTGTAGAGCGCGTACTTTTTCTCCGCGCGCAGCGGAATCGCTTGACCCAGTTCGGCATCACCCGCCAGCACGGCGGCGCGCCAGCCGGCGAAGCGTTCGCGCAGGGTTTCGCCGATCGTGCGATAGAGCCGAGGCATCTCGCCGCGATCGCCCAGACGCTCGCCGTAGGGCGGATTGGTGATGACCAGGCCGCGGGCGACACCCGGCGGTGGCGACACGTGCGTGACGTCGTGCTTGTCCAGCGTGAGGAAGCCGGCGACACCCGCCTCCTGCGCGTTGCGCTTGGCCGTCTGCACCATGCGCGCATCGGCATCGCTGCCGAAGAAGCAGGCGCGCAGCGCGCGCAGGCCCGTCTCCGCGCGTTGCCGCGCCTCGTCCAGCAAGCCGCGCCACAACGCGATGTCGTGCTGCGCCCAGCCCAGGAAGCCGTAGTACTCGCGGTGCAGGCCGGGGGCGACGTCGGCCGCCATCCACGCACCTTCGATCAGCAGCGTGCCCGAGCCACACATGGGATCGAGCAGTGCGCCGCCCTCGGCGTAGATGTCCGGCCAGCGCGCGCGCAGCAGCATGGCGGCGGCAAGGTTTTCCTTCAGCGGCGCCTCGCCCTGCAATTCACGCCAGCCACGGCGATGCAGTGGCGCACCGGCCAGGTCGATGGACAGCGTGGCGCGGTCGCGGCGCAGGCGCAGGTTGATGCGCACGTCCGGCTCGTCCGTGTCCACGTCCGGGCGCGAACCGTCGCGCTGGCGGAACTGGTCGACCACGGCGTCCTTCACGCGCTGCGCGATGAACTGGCTGTGGGTGAGCTTGCTCTGGGCCGAGTTGGCGTCCACCGCCAGCGTGGCGCGCGGGCCCAGGTGCTTCGACCAGTCGATGGACTGCACGCCGCCGTAAAGCGCGTCATCCGTCGCGGCATCGAACTCGGCCAGCGGCATCAGCACGCGGCTGGCCAGGCGCGACCAGAGGCAGGCGCGGTAGGCGGTTTCCAGCGTGCCGGAGAAATGCACGCCGGCCAGCGCCTCGCGCACGTCGTCGGCACCCAGCGCGACCAGTTCGTCGCGCAGCAGGTATTCCAGGCCCTTCGGGCAGGTGGCGAAGAACGCGCTCATGCGGCCAACCCGGTCAGGAACAGGCCGAACTGTTCGACGATGCGGTCGATGCTGTCGCTCAGGCGGTGGTCGTCATCGACCACGATGAGCGGCAGGCGGCGGCGGCCGGCGAAGGCCAGCACGCCTTCCGGCGGGCAGATGTCGTCGCGCCAGCCGTGGTAGAGCAGCGAGGGGACGCCTTCGGCCACATCGAAGGCCTGGCGGTAGCCGGGGATTTCGCTGGGCGTGGCCAGCAGGAACAGGCCGGCCACCGGGCGCTGCAGGGAGGCCAGGCCCGAGACGAACGAGCCCATGCTGGAGCCGACCAGCACCGGGGGCGTGTCCAGGGTATCGATAGCGGCCACCAGCCGTTGGATGCGCGGGTCGACCGAGCCGGCATAACCCGGCAGGTCGTCGGTGCGGTAGTCCGGGCGCTGGGTTTTCCAGCCGAGCGACTCGGCAAAAGCCGCCAGCACGCTGACCTTGGTGGCGTCCGGACCGGAGTCCGAGCCATGCGAAAGAATGATCTGGCCGCGCATCGCGGTCTCCGAAACAACGTCTGTATGGCCGCGCATCGTAACAGGCGACGTCTCATGACACCGGGGATAGACTGTGCCGACCATGCCCCTGACCATCATCGACCAGCCCCTGCCCTACGTTTCCCTGCTGCCCGAACGGCCTGCCGGCGCGGTGGACATGGTGGTGATCCACTGTACCGAGCTGCCCGACCTGGCGACCGCCCGGGAGTACGGCGAGCGGGTGCTTTATGACAGCGGCGCGGGAGCCAGCGGCCACTTCTATATCGACCGGGACGGCAGCATTCACCAGTACGTGCCGGCCACGCGGGTGGCCAACCACGTGCGCGGGCACAACCCCAACTCCATCGGCATCGAGCTGGTGAACCTGGGGCGTTACCCGCACTGGTGGGATTCCCGCCAGCAGACCATGACCGAGCCCTATACCCCGGCCCAGCTGGCCGCCCTGCGCGCCCTGCTGGCCGAACTGAAGCACGATTACCCCAACCTCCGCCTGATCGCCGGCCACGAGGACCTGGACACGGCCCGCCTGCCGGCCAGCAACGATCCGACCGTGGAAGTGCCCCGCAAGCTCGACCCCGGCCCACTGTTCCCATGGCCCGAGGTGCTGCAAGGCAGCGGGCTGGAGCGGGTTACCGCCCCCGGCCGCTGAAGCCGCCCCGGGGCGCCGGCTATAATCGCCGGCCTCCATACTCCGCCGAGCCCCTTTCCATGACGGAAACCAACGTCCGCGAACTCGTCGACCTGCTCGAACTCGAGCGCCTCGAGGACAATCTCTTCCGCGGCCAGAGCCGGGATATCGGCACGCATTTCGTGTTCGGCGGGCAAGTGCTGGGCCAGGCGCTGTCCGCCGCCCAGCGCACGGTGGACGCCGAGCGCGCGGCCCATTCGCTGCACGCCTATTTCCTGCGCGCCGGCGATATCAACGCACCCATCGTCTACAGCGTGGAGCGCACGCGCGACGGCGGCACGTTCTCCTCCCGCCGCGTGGTGGCCATCCAGCACGGCCAGCCGATCCTCAACGGCTCGATCTCGTTCCAGGTGCCGGAGACCGGCTTCGAGCACCAATCGTCGATGCCTGAAGTGCCCATGCCCGAGGACATCGAACCGATGCGTCCGCTGCCGCCCGAGCAATTGGCCAAGCTGCCGGAGAAACTGCAGCGCTGGCTGGGCGTGGATGCGCCGTTCGAGTTCCGCCACGTGTGGCCGCAGGACAAGCTGCACCCGGTGAAGCGCCCGCCGATCCAGCACATCTGGTTCCGCCTGACCGCACCGGTGGGCGACTCGCCGGAGCTGCATCGCTCGCTGCTGGCCTACGCCTCCGATTTCAACCTGATCGGCACGGCCACCCTGCCCCACGGCATTTCGTACTACACGCACAACGTGCAGATGGCGAGCCTGGACCACGCCTTGTGGTTCCATCGCCCGTTCCGCACCGACGAGTGGCTGCTGTACTCCTTCGACAGCCCGACGGCGCAGGGGGCCCGTGGCCTTGCCCGCGGCCAGATCTTCACCCGTGATGGCCAGCTGGTCGCCTCGACCGCCCAGGAAGGCCTGATCCGCCTGCGCGGCTGAGCCGCCCGGCCACCGTAGTAAACTTCAGGGTGGCCGGCTCTACGGCCGCCGGCCTGTCCCCGTCCGGCGACGAACCAAGGTTGCTCCATGCGTCAGCTCTATACCTCACCCCGCCAGGAAAACATCGACCGCGTCGCGGCCATGCTCGCCGAGCAGGGGATCGAGTGCACCATCGAGAACCGCTCCAACTACCGCCGGCCCAGCTACCAGCGCTTCAGCTACTCGCAGCGCAACGAAGACCGGGACAACTGGGCCCAGGTCTGGGTGACCAAGGCCGACGACTACACCCGCGCCCGCACCCTGCTCAAGGAGCTGGGCATCGAGCCCGTCGTGCGCCATGGCGAGGAGCTGGCAGCCGCCCGCAACCCCACCCCGGACATGCGGCGCCAGAGCGTGGCCACCCGGTCCCGCCGGATCGTCTTGCTGGCCGTGGCCGGCGCCTTCGTGGTCCTGATGTTGCGGTACATGGGCGTCATCTGAGCCGGCCGGGCGCCCCCTAGCGGGGGCCTATCATGTTTTGCCTATCGACACAGTGAGCCAGACCAGACATAGAATCAGGCCATGCGCTCTGATCGTGTCCGACTGTTCCAAACCTTGCCGCACGCTTGCGGCTACTTTGCCGAGCGCACGGCACAGAACCTTGTGATCGATCCCGCCGCGCCGCAGCTGGACCAGTTGTATGGTCCGGCGCTGGAGCGCGGCTTCCGACGCGCGGGCGGGCATCTGTATTACCCCTATTGCACGAACTGCCGTGCGTGCACGCCCTGCCGCATCGACGTGCAACGCTTCACGCCCGACCGTAGCCAGCGCCGCTGCCTGAAACGCAACGAGGATGTGCAGGTCATCGAATCCATGGCCGGCTACAACGCCGAACGCCATGCGCTGTACGAACGCTACCTGCGCCAGCGCCATCCCGGCGGCGGCATGGACGAAGCCGATGCCAGCGACTTCCGTCGCTTCCTCACCGCGCCCTGGAGCCCCACGATGTTCCTGGAGTTCCGCCAGGGCTCACGCCTGCTCGGCGTGGCGGTGACCGACGTCTGCCTGCAGGGGCTTTCGGCCGTCTATACGTTCTACGACCCCGACGAAACCGCACGCGGCCTCGGCACGTTCGCCATCCTGCAGCAAGTCGCGCTGGCCAAGCGCCGGGGCCTGCCGTGGATCTACCTTGGCTTCTGGATCGCCGGCCATCCGAAGATGGATTACAAGCGCAAGTTCCGGCCGCTGCAGATCCGCACCAGCGAAGGCTGGGTGGAGATGACCGAGCCCTGAGGCTCACTCACGCACGACGGTGGGAGCGCACCCTGTGCGCGACGGCGATGGGCTGGGTTACCGCCTCGACCGTCGCGCACAGGGTGCGTTATCACCACCAGGCCATCAGGCGCTGGCGATATCCAGCACCACGCGCCCCTGGATATGTCCCTCGCGCAAGCCCTGCAGCACATCGTTCACGTCTTCCAGCTTGCGCCGCTCGATGGTGGGCACGACCTTGCCGGCCGCAGCAAAGGCCACCGCTTCGGCAAGATCCTTGCGCGTACCCACGATGGAACCGCGAATAGTCAGGCGCTTGAGCACCACATCGAAGATCGGCGTGGCGAAATCACCGGGCGGCAGGCCGACCAGGCTCATGGTGCCGCGACGGCGCGTAAAGCCCAGCGCCTGCGAAAAGGCGGGTGGCGAGACCGCCGTCACCAGCACGCCATGCGCGCCGCCGCCGGTCACATCGAGCACTTCCTCCACCGCCCCGGGTTGTCGCGCATCCACCGTGGCGGAGGCACCGAGCCTGCGGGCAAGCGCCAGCTTGTCGTCTGCCACGTCCACGGCGACCACCTGCAGCCCCATCGCCGTGGCGTACTGGATCGCCAGATGCCCAAGGCCGCCGATGCCTGAAACGGCAAGCCATTCGCCGGGCCTCGCCTCGGTTTCGCGGATGCCCTTGTAGGTCGTCACGCCGGCGCAAAGGACGGGCGCCATCGCCGCGAAATCCACATCGTCCGGCAGACGCGCCACGTACGCCGCGTTGCCTATTGCATACTCGGCGAAGCTGCCGTTCACGCTGTAGCCGCTGTCGTGCTGCGTCTCGCAAAGGGTTTCCCAACCGGTGATGCAGTACTCGCAATGACCGCAGGCGTCATGCAACCAGGCGATGCCCACGGGATCGCCCACCTTGAGGTTCTCCACGCCCTCGCCCAGCGCCGCGACCACACCCACGCCCTCGTGGCCGGGAATGAAAGGGGGCTGGGGCTTCACCGGCCAATCGCCATCCACGGCGTGCACATCCGTATGGCAGACACCGGTGCATACGATCTTCACCAGCACTTCGCCGCGTGCAGGCACTGGCACGGGCACTTCCTCGATGCGCAACGGCTCACCGAAACGGTGCGCAACGGCGGCTTTCATCATCCTGGGGGGCATGCGGCGATCTCCTTGAGTCGTGACGCACGACGGCCCGGCCACATCCTGCGGCCAGCAGAGCCGTGCACATCGGGGACCCGGCAAAGATGCCGTGCACATCGTGATGAGCGGGTGACCGGCATCAACGACATGTGTCGTTGTTGGCCGCACCGTGGATGCACCCAAAAAAACGGCCGGCGTCATGCCGGCCGTTTTTTCATGTCATATCAACCGTGCGGTAGCGGTGCCTGCGGCACCACCGGATAGGGATACAGTTTCACCAGCGGCACCGACAAACCATCGTCGCCCACCACGCGGCAATGCGTACGATTGAGCTGGCGCGGCTCTTCGACGCCGCAGCTGTGCGCGATGATGCCGACTTCCTGCATCACGTTGGTGGCGTAGTGGGCCACGCGCTCGCTCTTGTCAGCCACCACCAGACCGCGCTGCAGCTTGGGGTTCTGCGTGGTGATGCCCGTAGGGCAGGTATTGCGGTTGCACTGCAGCGACTGGATGCAGCCCAGCGCCAGCATGAAGCCACGCGCCGAGTTGACGAAATCCGCGCCCATCGACAGCGCCCACGCCACGTCATAGGCGGTGATGCACTTGCCCGAGCAGATCACCTTGATGCGATCGCGCAGCCCCTTCACCACCAACAGGTCCACCAGCGCCGGCAAGGCCTCGTGCAAGGGCAGCCCCACGCCTTCCATCAGGGTTTGCGGTGCCGCGCCCGTGCCGCCTTCCGAGCCATCGACGATGATGAAATCCGGCGCGCTTTCGATGCCGCGCTTCTTCACCTCGTCGCACAGGTCGGCGATCCAGTCGACGCCGCCGAACACCGCCTTGAAGCCCACCGGCTTGCCGGTGAGTTCACGAATATGGTGGATCGCATCCATCAGCTCCTGCACATTGCCAATGTCCAGGTGTCGGTTGGGGCTTTGCGAATCCTCGCCCACGGGAATGCCTCGGATGGCAGCGATTTCCGGCGTCACCTTCGCCGCCGGCAGCAGGCCGCCCATGCCCGGCTTGGCGCCCTGGCCGAGTTTGATGCTCACCATCTTCACCTGCTCATGCGCGCAGATGGCCAGCAGCTTGTCATCGTCCAGCTTGCCGTCCGGCGTGCGCACACCGTACTTGGCGGTGCCGATCTCGAAGATGATGTCGCAGCCGCCCTCGAGGTGATACGGCGCCAGGCCACCCTCGCCCGTGTCCATCCAGATGCCGGCCTTCTTGGCGCCGTGGGAGAGTGCGCGCACGGCCGGCGCCGACAGCGCACCGAAGCTCATCGCCGAGATATTGAAGAAGGCCGCGTGCTGGTACGGCTGGCGTGAGTACGGCCCCAGCGTCACCGGGCGCGGCTTGACGTGCTTCTCGCCCAGCGCGGGAAACGGCGCGTTGACAAAGAACGGCACGCCCTCACCACGCAGGTCACGGGTGGACCCGAACGCATTGGTGTTGTCCACGTTCTTGGCCGCGCGATAAACCCACATGCGCTGTGCGCGGTTGAACGGCAACTCCTCGCGGTCGCTGGAATACAGGTACTGGCGGAAGAACTCACCCAGGTGCAGGAACCAGTAACGGAAGTGGCCGATGACCGGGAAGTTGCGTAGCACCGAGTTGCTGGTCTGGTTGCGATCGACCAGCCAGACCACGCCGATCACCACCACCAGCAACGCCAGCAGCAAGAGGAACAGGGCGGCGAATGTCTCGACGACAACGACCAGCCAATGCGCGAATCCCGACGGTTCCATCTCTCTCTCCGGTGGTTAGCTGTAATCCCGCCCATCCGGGCGGGAGATCGATCCTGCAACAAGGCCGTATCAACAGCGATGGCAAGCTGCCATCACCCGCCCCTGCCCTCGCCCCCGTCATGGGGAGGAGGAGACAACGACTAGAGCTCGATGCGCAACGCTTTCGCCGCGCGAATGGCCTTGGCCTTGGCCGCCTCCACACTCTCGTCGCGCGCAAGCGTTACCGCCATGCGGCGACGGCCCTTCACGGTCGGCTTGCCGAAGATGCGCAGCTGCGTGTCCGCCTCTTTCAGCGCATCGGCGACGCCGTGGTAGCGCGGCGCCGCGCCCTCGCCTTCCACCAGCACCGCGCACGACGCCGACGGCCCCAACTGGCGAATGACCGGAATGGGCAAGCCGAGGATGGCGCGCGCATGCAGCGCGAACTCCGAGAGGTCCTGCGACACCAGCGTGACCAGTCCGGTGTCGTGCGGGCGCGGGCTCACTTCCGAGAAGATGACGCTGTCACCCTTCACGAAGAACTCCACGCCGAACACGCCCCAGCCGCCCAGCGCACCGGTGATGGCCTCCGCCTGCCGCTGCGCCTCCGCCAGCGCCGCCGGGCTCATCGGCTGCGGCTGCCACGACTCGCGATAGTCGCCGTCCTCCTGGCGGTGGCCGATCGGCGCGCAGAAGCTGACGCCATCCTTGTGGCGTACGGTCAGCAGGGTGATTTCGTAATCGAAGTCGACGAAGCCCTCGACGATCACGCGGCCCTTGCCGGCACGCCCGCCGGACTGTGCATACTCCCAGGCGTGCTGCAGCTCGCCTTCCTCGCGCACCAGGCTCTGGCCCTTGCCTGAAGAGCTCATCACCGGCTTGATCACGAACGGCAGGCCGATGGCGGCTACCGCATCGCGGTATTCGGCCTCGGTGTCACAAAAGCGGTAGCGCGAGGTGGGCAGCTTCAGCTCCTCGGCGGCGAGGCGGCGGATGCCTTCGCGGTCCATCGTCAGCCAGGCCGCGCGCGCCGTGGGGATCACCCGCAGGCCACCCTTCTCCAGCTCCACCAGTGTGGGGGTATGGATGGCCTCGATCTCCGGCACCACCAGGTCCGGCTGCTCTTGTTCGATGACGGCACGCAAGGCCGCGCCATCCAGCATGTCGATGACATGGCTGCGATGCGCCACCTGCATGGCCGGCGCGTCGGCGTAGCGGTCTACCGCGATGACTTCGACCGCATAGCGCTGCAGCTCGATCGCCACTTCCTTGCCCAGTTCGCCCGACCCCAGCAGCAGCACGCGCAACGCATGATCGGAATAAGGCGTGCCAAACGGCTTCATCGGTGTCTCCGGGGGTGGCAAAGCGCCATTGTAAGCGGGCCGTTGACGGATCGCGCCACACATCGTTCCGCCATCACGCAGATTCCATTGACGAACGTCACGGAGCGGCGTTGACTGCAGCTGTCACCGTCCCCACGGAGCGACCCATGCGCAAGTGGCTTGCCGCGCTGTCGATGGCGTTCGCGCTGAGCCCTTCTCCCGCCCTCGTCGCGCGGGCCGTGGATGCTGCGCCCGCCACGGACACGACCTGGATGACGGTACTGCTGGCCGGCCGCAAGATCGGCCACCTGCGCATCGACCGCAGTCGCGACGACCACGCGGTAACCACCACGCAGGACCTTCAGATCGAGCTGGATCGCGGCAGCGGCATCACACCCATGGGTGTGTTGACGCGCAGCACGGAAACCCTCGACGGACAGCCGCTCGGCTTCTACGCCAGAAGCAGCTTGTCGAGCAGCGACAGCATCGTCGACGGCGAACGCCAGGCTGATGGCAGCTACGCGGTCACGTCCACCGTCGGCGGCCTGCCCACCCGCTCCACCTTGTCCTGGCCTGCGGGCGCGCTGCTCAGCGATGGCCAGCGGCGAGCCATGGCCGTTGCAACTCGCCAGACGGGCCATTACACGCTGGACCTGTTCGACCCCGTGACCCGGGAGGTGGCCTCCGTGGACCTGGAGGTACTGGGCGACGAAAGCGTGCAGCTGCCGGACGGCCCGGAATGGCTCAGCCATCAGCGGGAAGTGGTGCAGACGCCGCGCGGCGTGCAGCGCATGGAGTTGTGGATCAACGCGCGGGGTGAAACGCGCAAGGGCTCGCTGGACATGCTTGGCCACGAACTGGTGATGCTGGCGTGCAGCCAGGCCTGCGCGCTTGCCCCCGTGCAGGACATCGACCTGCTCCGCGCCGCCATGGTGGACTCGCCCCAGCCCCTGTCGGCAGCGATGCGCCAGGGATTCCTGCGCTACCTCATCCACACCGGCGACGACGACACCCGGCCGGTGATCGCCACCGACGAGCAGCGCGTGACCCCGTTGGGGCATGGCGACTGGGTGGTGGAGATCGGCGACGCCGCCGCAGGCGGACAGGCAACGCCGACCCTGGAGGACACGCAGGCGAACGCCTGGCTGCAGGCCGATGCACCGGAAGTCCGCGCGCTGGCCGCCAAGGCGGCCGGGGGCGCCACCACCGCCCAGGCGACGATGCCCCGCCTGCGCGATTTCGTCAGCCGCTACATCGACAGGCATGACAAGGACGGCGGCTACGCATCCGCCGTCGAGATCACCCGCACCCATGAAGGCGACTGCAAGGCATACGCCGTGCTGCTCGCCGCGCTGGCCCGGGCCGAAGGCATCCCCGCGCGCGTGGTCACCGGCATGGTCTATGTGGACCACTACGCCGGCAACGCACGCGTGTTCGTGCCGCACGCCTGGGTGCAGGCGTGGGTGGACGGCCGCTGGCAAAGCTTCGACGCCGCGCTCGGCCGCTTCGACAGCGCCCATATCGCCCTGGACAGCGGCGACGGCGACCCCTGGCACTTCGCCAACCTGTCCAACCTGCTCGGCCAGCTGCGCATCGCCGAGGTCGCCCCGGCGCCGGGCATCTCCCCCGCCATGTTGCGGGGCGCTGCCGTGGCCACCCGTGACTGGTGACCCCTCCCTTGAAATTAGATATCAAATTGATATCTAATTTCTGCATCCAGGGAGAAACCACCATGAACGAGCAGCAAGGCTTTTC
This genomic interval from Dyella japonica A8 contains the following:
- a CDS encoding arginyltransferase: MRSDRVRLFQTLPHACGYFAERTAQNLVIDPAAPQLDQLYGPALERGFRRAGGHLYYPYCTNCRACTPCRIDVQRFTPDRSQRRCLKRNEDVQVIESMAGYNAERHALYERYLRQRHPGGGMDEADASDFRRFLTAPWSPTMFLEFRQGSRLLGVAVTDVCLQGLSAVYTFYDPDETARGLGTFAILQQVALAKRRGLPWIYLGFWIAGHPKMDYKRKFRPLQIRTSEGWVEMTEP
- a CDS encoding N-acetylmuramoyl-L-alanine amidase; protein product: MPLTIIDQPLPYVSLLPERPAGAVDMVVIHCTELPDLATAREYGERVLYDSGAGASGHFYIDRDGSIHQYVPATRVANHVRGHNPNSIGIELVNLGRYPHWWDSRQQTMTEPYTPAQLAALRALLAELKHDYPNLRLIAGHEDLDTARLPASNDPTVEVPRKLDPGPLFPWPEVLQGSGLERVTAPGR
- the rlmKL gene encoding bifunctional 23S rRNA (guanine(2069)-N(7))-methyltransferase RlmK/23S rRNA (guanine(2445)-N(2))-methyltransferase RlmL gives rise to the protein MSAFFATCPKGLEYLLRDELVALGADDVREALAGVHFSGTLETAYRACLWSRLASRVLMPLAEFDAATDDALYGGVQSIDWSKHLGPRATLAVDANSAQSKLTHSQFIAQRVKDAVVDQFRQRDGSRPDVDTDEPDVRINLRLRRDRATLSIDLAGAPLHRRGWRELQGEAPLKENLAAAMLLRARWPDIYAEGGALLDPMCGSGTLLIEGAWMAADVAPGLHREYYGFLGWAQHDIALWRGLLDEARQRAETGLRALRACFFGSDADARMVQTAKRNAQEAGVAGFLTLDKHDVTHVSPPPGVARGLVITNPPYGERLGDRGEMPRLYRTIGETLRERFAGWRAAVLAGDAELGQAIPLRAEKKYALYNGALETVLLIFELHARSETPREVKPLSEGAQMLRNRLEKNLRHLRKRLEREGIHCWRAYDQDLPEYAAAVDVYGDEGGTSWLHIQEYRAPAEIPVETARQRLREIVRVAGEVLGVPRDRIALKTRERGKGGSKYGQFDQRGEFVEVDEGSLRFLVNLTDYLDTGLFIDHRLVRAKVRELASGQRFLNLFAYTATASVYAAAGGARDTTSVDLSATYLDWASRNLALNGFTGGKHRLMQADAMAFLRQERDRYGLIYVDPPTFSNSKRAEDFDVQRDHVPLLLACGERLNRDGVIVFSNNFRRFKLDHEALAERFRIEDWSAPSIPFDFTRRSDIHGCWLLRLHTQEATGESPWGGTVNHVRNQGRR
- a CDS encoding putative signal transducing protein produces the protein MRQLYTSPRQENIDRVAAMLAEQGIECTIENRSNYRRPSYQRFSYSQRNEDRDNWAQVWVTKADDYTRARTLLKELGIEPVVRHGEELAAARNPTPDMRRQSVATRSRRIVLLAVAGAFVVLMLRYMGVI
- the tesB gene encoding acyl-CoA thioesterase II encodes the protein MTETNVRELVDLLELERLEDNLFRGQSRDIGTHFVFGGQVLGQALSAAQRTVDAERAAHSLHAYFLRAGDINAPIVYSVERTRDGGTFSSRRVVAIQHGQPILNGSISFQVPETGFEHQSSMPEVPMPEDIEPMRPLPPEQLAKLPEKLQRWLGVDAPFEFRHVWPQDKLHPVKRPPIQHIWFRLTAPVGDSPELHRSLLAYASDFNLIGTATLPHGISYYTHNVQMASLDHALWFHRPFRTDEWLLYSFDSPTAQGARGLARGQIFTRDGQLVASTAQEGLIRLRG
- the egtB gene encoding ergothioneine biosynthesis protein EgtB translates to MTLAQSAVHAEALMLRFRRVRSRSMALCATLTPEDMMVQSMPDASPTKWHLAHTTWFFERFVLERDPAYHPAHPEWHYLFNSYYQTVGPMHARPRRGLLSRPGAAQVRAYREQVDEAICEWLARGVDATTADIIELGLEHEQQHQELLLTDIKHAFFSNPLLPAFTTPVASSATASVPMTFLPGREGVVEIGHRGHEFAFDNESPRHRSLLQSHAVANRPVTNAEYAEFIHDGGYREPSLWLSEGWDTVCREQWQRPFYWQEDLSSEFTLAGVQPIDPDAPVSHVSYFEADAFARWAGARLPTEAEWESAAAGLPVQGNLLDAMVFHPQAATAGEGMLQMFGDVWEWTASPYVSYPGFKPWAGALGEYNGKFMCGQWVLRGGSCATPREHLRATYRNFFPPHARWQFMGIRLGQDR
- a CDS encoding alpha/beta hydrolase encodes the protein MRGQIILSHGSDSGPDATKVSVLAAFAESLGWKTQRPDYRTDDLPGYAGSVDPRIQRLVAAIDTLDTPPVLVGSSMGSFVSGLASLQRPVAGLFLLATPSEIPGYRQAFDVAEGVPSLLYHGWRDDICPPEGVLAFAGRRRLPLIVVDDDHRLSDSIDRIVEQFGLFLTGLAA